A region of Pseudomonas putida DNA encodes the following proteins:
- a CDS encoding type II toxin-antitoxin system RelE/ParE family toxin yields MYTVHHVLSVNGVDLYQAWLDTIRDTRLKARITTRVDRAEQGHFGVTEPVGDGVFEMKLDFGPGYRIYYATHGRSIIFLLGGGSKDRQQADIDQAKSLWHRHKVAL; encoded by the coding sequence ATGTACACAGTTCATCATGTTCTTTCCGTCAACGGTGTAGATCTCTACCAAGCCTGGTTGGACACCATTCGCGACACAAGGTTGAAAGCACGAATTACCACACGCGTCGACCGAGCAGAGCAGGGCCATTTCGGTGTGACCGAGCCAGTGGGTGACGGTGTGTTCGAGATGAAACTGGATTTTGGGCCAGGCTACCGCATCTATTACGCTACCCATGGGCGGAGCATTATTTTCCTGCTCGGCGGCGGCTCGAAAGACCGCCAGCAGGCTGATATCGACCAAGCCAAGTCGCTTTGGCACAGGCACAAGGTAGCGCTATGA
- a CDS encoding addiction module antidote protein, which produces MTSTRSHEESVLEMLRNDETFAIDYLAVALEEIDEPGGAAGFLTAVRRVAEARGGMGNLSQATGLARPNLYRALAADGDPRLSTVLKVLQALGIGLSKVVSHNSEQHRSG; this is translated from the coding sequence ATGACCAGCACGCGTTCGCATGAAGAAAGTGTTCTTGAGATGCTTCGCAATGACGAAACCTTCGCCATCGATTATCTCGCCGTGGCACTTGAGGAAATCGATGAGCCTGGTGGTGCTGCGGGCTTTCTGACGGCGGTCCGTCGCGTGGCTGAAGCGCGAGGTGGTATGGGCAATCTTTCGCAGGCCACGGGGCTTGCTCGCCCTAATCTCTATCGCGCCTTGGCTGCGGACGGTGATCCTCGGCTGTCGACTGTGTTGAAGGTACTGCAAGCACTCGGCATCGGGCTGTCAAAGGTGGTTTCGCACAATAGTGAACAGCACCGCAGCGGCTGA
- the ubiD gene encoding 4-hydroxy-3-polyprenylbenzoate decarboxylase — MQYRDLRDFIRGLEQRGELKRIQVPISPVLEMTEVCDRTLRAKGPALLFEKPTGYDIPVLGNLFGTPERVAMGMGAESVEELREIGKLLAFLKEPEPPKGLKDAWSKLPIFKKVVSMAPKVVKDAVCQEVVVEGDDVDLGQLPIQHCWPGDVAPLITWGLTVTRGPNKDRQNLGIYRQQVIGRNKVIMRWLSHRGGALDYREWCEKHPGQSFPVAVALGADPATILGAVTPVPDTLSEYAFAGLLRGNRTELVKCRGSNLQVPATAEIILEGVIHPGEMAPEGPYGDHTGYYNEVDSFPVFTVERITHRQKPIYHSTYTGRPPDEPAILGVALNEVFVPILQKQFPEIVDFYLPPEGCSYRMAVVTMKKQYPGHAKRVMLGVWSFLRQFMYTKFVIVTDDDINARDWNDVIWAITTRMDPKRDTVMIDNTPIDYLDFASPVSGLGSKMGLDATHKWPGETTREWGRVIVKDEAVTRRIDELWDQLGID, encoded by the coding sequence ATGCAGTATCGCGACTTGCGCGACTTCATCCGTGGCCTGGAACAGCGCGGTGAACTCAAGCGCATCCAGGTTCCGATCTCTCCCGTCCTGGAAATGACCGAGGTTTGCGACCGCACACTGCGTGCCAAAGGCCCGGCGTTGCTGTTCGAGAAGCCCACGGGGTACGACATCCCGGTACTGGGGAACCTGTTCGGCACGCCTGAGCGGGTGGCCATGGGCATGGGCGCCGAGTCGGTCGAAGAACTGCGCGAAATCGGCAAGCTGCTGGCGTTCCTCAAAGAACCAGAGCCGCCGAAGGGCCTCAAGGATGCCTGGTCGAAACTGCCGATCTTCAAGAAGGTCGTGTCGATGGCGCCGAAAGTGGTCAAGGATGCGGTGTGTCAGGAAGTCGTGGTCGAAGGTGACGATGTCGACCTTGGCCAGTTGCCGATCCAGCATTGCTGGCCAGGCGATGTGGCACCGCTGATCACCTGGGGCCTGACCGTGACCCGCGGCCCCAACAAGGACCGCCAGAACCTGGGGATCTACCGCCAGCAGGTCATCGGCCGCAACAAGGTCATCATGCGCTGGCTGAGCCACCGTGGTGGCGCGCTGGATTACCGCGAATGGTGCGAGAAGCACCCAGGCCAGTCGTTCCCGGTTGCCGTTGCGCTGGGCGCAGACCCTGCGACCATTCTTGGCGCCGTGACGCCGGTACCCGATACCCTGTCCGAATACGCGTTCGCTGGCCTGCTGCGTGGCAACCGCACCGAGCTGGTCAAATGCCGTGGTAGCAACCTGCAGGTGCCCGCCACCGCCGAGATCATCCTTGAAGGCGTGATCCACCCGGGCGAAATGGCGCCGGAAGGCCCCTACGGCGACCACACCGGCTACTACAACGAAGTGGACAGCTTCCCGGTGTTCACGGTCGAGCGCATCACGCACCGGCAGAAACCGATCTACCACAGCACCTACACCGGCCGGCCGCCGGATGAGCCGGCCATTCTCGGGGTGGCGCTGAACGAAGTGTTCGTGCCGATCCTGCAGAAGCAGTTCCCGGAGATCGTCGACTTCTACCTGCCACCGGAAGGCTGCTCGTACCGCATGGCGGTGGTGACCATGAAGAAGCAGTACCCAGGCCACGCCAAGCGCGTGATGCTGGGGGTGTGGTCGTTCCTGCGACAGTTCATGTACACCAAGTTTGTTATCGTTACCGACGACGACATCAACGCCCGCGACTGGAACGATGTGATCTGGGCCATCACCACACGCATGGACCCCAAGCGTGATACGGTGATGATCGACAACACCCCGATCGACTACCTGGACTTCGCGTCGCCGGTGTCGGGGCTGGGGTCGAAGATGGGCCTGGACGCCACCCACAAGTGGCCGGGCGAGACTACACGCGAATGGGGACGGGTCATCGTCAAGGACGAAGCCGTCACCCGCCGTATCGATGAGCTGTGGGATCAGTTGGGAATAGATTGA
- a CDS encoding CDP-6-deoxy-delta-3,4-glucoseen reductase, whose product MQVTLQPSGAVLALEPGERILDGARRLGYDCPNSCRNGNCHVCAALLVEGSVRQNGEVRDHGELFTCIAEPLEDCVLLWDGVLALGELPVRKLACSVSECVDVGGDVWRVRLRAPAGKPLRYHAGQYLMIEREGGKQAAFSLASAPHGGRELELHVLAREPSALQLIEQLQRDRLARIEMPFGDTHLAELPDGPLVLIAAGTGMGQMHSLVEHCRAQGFKHPVHLYWGVRRPEDFYQIEHWDEWQRLPNLFLHKVVSDLCGWEGRCGMLHEAVCEDIQDLNTVHVYASGSPNMVYATLDALVEAGMDAHRMRADVFAYAPRG is encoded by the coding sequence ATGCAGGTAACGTTGCAGCCGTCCGGGGCAGTGCTGGCGCTCGAACCCGGGGAACGGATCCTGGATGGAGCGCGGCGGCTGGGCTATGACTGCCCCAACAGCTGCCGCAATGGCAATTGCCATGTCTGCGCCGCCTTGCTGGTGGAGGGGAGCGTCCGCCAGAACGGCGAAGTACGCGACCATGGCGAGCTGTTTACCTGCATTGCCGAACCGCTGGAGGACTGTGTGTTGCTCTGGGACGGTGTGCTCGCCCTGGGCGAGCTGCCAGTGCGCAAGCTGGCGTGTAGCGTGAGCGAGTGCGTTGATGTCGGTGGCGACGTCTGGCGCGTACGCCTGCGTGCGCCTGCCGGCAAGCCGCTGCGGTATCACGCCGGGCAGTACCTGATGATCGAGCGAGAGGGTGGCAAGCAGGCGGCGTTCTCCCTGGCGTCTGCGCCCCATGGTGGGCGTGAGCTGGAACTGCACGTACTGGCGCGTGAGCCCAGCGCGCTGCAGTTGATCGAGCAACTGCAACGTGATCGCCTGGCGCGCATCGAAATGCCCTTTGGCGATACGCACCTGGCCGAGCTGCCAGATGGCCCGCTGGTGTTGATTGCAGCCGGTACGGGAATGGGCCAGATGCACAGCCTGGTCGAACATTGCCGCGCCCAGGGCTTCAAGCATCCGGTACACCTTTACTGGGGTGTGCGTCGGCCCGAGGACTTCTACCAGATTGAGCACTGGGACGAATGGCAGCGCCTGCCCAACCTGTTCCTGCACAAGGTCGTCAGTGACCTGTGTGGGTGGGAAGGACGTTGCGGCATGCTGCACGAGGCCGTTTGCGAAGACATCCAGGACCTCAATACTGTGCATGTCTATGCCAGCGGCTCGCCAAACATGGTCTATGCCACCCTTGATGCCCTGGTCGAGGCCGGCATGGATGCGCACCGCATGCGTGCGGACGTGTTTGCCTACGCGCCGCGCGGCTAA